One segment of Daphnia magna isolate NIES linkage group LG2, ASM2063170v1.1, whole genome shotgun sequence DNA contains the following:
- the LOC123469867 gene encoding claspin-like: MSSEGPVKIVGINHGDVTFFCQSPDDNNEQHSLQNKLRANRSVLAAASRFFSILLPDCELDLDVCISIDLSFEELFCVLEYIYSGKLLCSVKSKDRILSILKEFDIFVPDHLKNSVDCGRNGSSEAEVEIIFEEAIASEPKTTKDPTNISEDKSPFATSADVRVVNSGELILREPNISSSNEDPFQYEEKLPEKFSNSHKMYSNKSKTHCGSKMAILNSNTNVTETIVEPEISRHKDPVFTVVTNQPTSLEETLESIVSSEIVAVEPQDNPSLNRYAAVPCPDSWQYDFDERTKKGKKKKITFVEEETEDSDQDPEDQDQEDSLGYEENDEVKSKSAVQTSNESDDQSNGFEPPLNFEVAAKKLDSCLDQSTSTLRSDVKPSLKGIGCSSSFEDLTPNLDVSDSAEEEDIIPKLKCTQNNETSNVEELLALCSGKFPDSLSGRDTQISSLTENADDESDEEVKPFARIIPMADEDDEEDGSSSALPKFVSENDADEPGTVPSFLEDGEKSLSKVKKRARVCLSDDEDETIDENHSFVEEEEMHEEEREFRGLTEFFEDEAELSGSEVGSGDEMDDWKEEEGDKEDIDENEVREQVGRAHMKTMLDQDQREVRLFQELFLEDGDLHSDGGGRQKQFRWKQADGENTEGDGARPKNQEDEEDEAAEEQDDLTWRKIHSDREKWLLQQKSQQETNKEVPLVMSRQTKMVKINTASKTINQITEGDSSAATANAKQSTHSKANIVTTVRCGSFLRRSEKDLSEIASLMKSVLPVQAPRVGSNFVFASITPERPVAEQNKFTRKLQGFVIMVFSD, encoded by the exons atgagtaGTGAAGGTCCAGTTAAGATTGTAGGAATTAACCATGGA gatgttacatttttttgccaGTCTCCAGATGACAATAATGAACAACACAGCTTACAAAACAAGCTCCGTGCTAACAGAA GTGTTCTTGCTGCTGCCAGCCGGTTCTTTTCCATCCTGTTACCTGATTGTGAGTTAGACCTAGATGTCTGCATCTCAATTGATCTGAGCTTTGAAGAACTGTTTTGTGTTCTTGAGTACATCTATTCTGGGAAGCTGCTGTGTTCAGTCAAAAGCAAAGACAGAATTTTAAGTattctaaaagaatttgatattttcgTGCCTGATCATCTAAAGAATTCAGTAGActgtggaagaaatggaagtagtGAGGCAGAAGtggaaataatatttgaagaaGCCATTGCAAGTGAACCAAAAACTACTAAAGATCCCACAAACATTTCAGAGGATAAATCTCCCTTTGCAACTTCTGCCGATGTTCGTGTAGTAAATAGTGGAGAACTAATTTTACGAGAACCCAATATTTCAAGCTCCAATGAAGATCCCTTCCAGTATGAAGAAAAGCTTCCAGAAAAATTCTCAAACAGTCATAAGATGTACAGcaacaaaagtaaaactcattgtGGATCAAAAATGGCTATTCTGAATTCAAACACCAATGTTACTGAAACCATTGTTGAACCGGAAATCTCCAGACATAAAGATCCGGTCTTCACCGTAGTCACCAACCAACCCACTTCGCTGGAAGAAACGCTTGAAAGTATCGTATCGTCAGAGATTGTAGCGGTTGAACCTCAAGATAACCCATCGCTAA ACCGTTACGCTGCAGTTCCCTGCCCAGATTCTTGGCAGTACGACTTTGATGAGCGcactaaaaaagggaaaaagaagaaaattacatttgTTGAGGAAGAGACTGAAGACAGTGACCAAGATCCCGAAGATCAAGACCAAGAAGATTCTCTTGGttacgaagaaaatgatgaagtcaAAAGTAAATCAGCAGTACAAACATCTAACGAGTCTGACGATCAAAGTAATGGTTTTGAACCTCCGCTCAACTTTGAAGTAGCTGCAAAAAAGCTGGATTCTTGTTTAGATCAAAGTACATCTACCCTAAGATCGGATGTGAAGCCTAGTTTGAAA GGAATCGGATGTTCTAGTTCATTTGAGGATCTCACTCCAAACCTGGACGTGAGTGATagtgctgaagaagaagatattatTCCTAAGTTGAAGTGcacacaaaacaatgaaacctCAAACGTCGAAGAACTATTGGCCCTCTGCTCGGGAAAATTCCCTG ATTCACTTTCTGGAAGAGACACGCAAATAAGTAGTTTGACTGAAAATGCAGATGACGAATCTGATGAAGAAGTTAAGCCGTTCGCAAGAATAATTCCAATGGCTGATGAGGATGACGAGGAAGATGGCTCCAGTAGTGCTCTCCCAAAATTCGTTTCTGAAAATGACGCTGATGAACCTGGAACTGTGCCTTCTTTTTTAGAGGATGGAGAAAAATCCCTgtcaaaggtgaaaaaaagggCCCGTGTTTGTCTGTCAGATGACGAAGATGAAACTATCgatgaaaaccattcgtttgtcgaagaagaggaaatgcaTGAAGAGGAACGAGAATTTAGAGGTCTGACTGAGTTTTTTGAAGACGAGGCTGAACTGTCCGGTTCCGAAGTTGGCAGCGGTGACGAAATGGATGACTGGAAGGAGGAGGAAGGCGATAAGGAGGATATTGATGAAAACGAAGTTCGTGAGCAAGTTGGAAGAGCCCATATGAAGACAATGCTTGATCAAGACCAGCGTGAAGTTCGACTTTTTCAAGAGCTTTTTCTCGAAGATGGAGATTTGCATTCTGATGGCGGTGGAAGGCAAAAACAATTTCGGTGGAAACAGGCTGATGGTGAAAATACTGAGGGAGACGGTGCCCGtccaaaaaatcaagaagatgaagaagatgaagctgCTGAAGAACAGGATGATCTCacatggagaaaaattcacaGTGATAGAGAAAAATGGCTCCTGCAACAAAAGTCGCAACAG GAAACGAATAAAGAAGTGCCATTGGTTATGAGCCGGCAAACTAAAATGGTGAAAATCAACACTGCTTCCAAAACCATTAATCAAATTACAGAAGGCGATTCCTCCGCTGCTACTGCCAACGCCAAGCAGTCAACGCATTCTAAGGCGAACATTGTGACCACT gtGAGATGCGGATCTTTTTTACGCagaagtgaaaaagatttatcagaaattgcatcgttgatgaaatccgtgttacctgttcaggcaccaagggtcggttccaattttgtatttgcatccattactccggagaggccagtcgccgagcaaaata